One genomic window of Candidatus Woesearchaeota archaeon includes the following:
- a CDS encoding 30S ribosomal protein S15, translating to MARMHSRAKGKSGSKKPVKKAVPSWVQYKPKEIELMVQKLAKEGQSASEIGIHLRDSYGIPDVKTMTGKPIGKILEEKKLQPEIPETLKFLIKKAILLRKHLDDNHKDFSGKRGLQLTESKIRRLGKYYVANKKLPAGWKYDPEKMKMYAQ from the coding sequence ATGGCAAGAATGCACAGTAGAGCTAAAGGCAAATCAGGTAGCAAAAAACCTGTTAAAAAAGCAGTTCCTAGTTGGGTTCAATATAAACCTAAAGAGATTGAATTAATGGTTCAGAAATTGGCTAAAGAAGGTCAATCTGCTTCAGAGATAGGAATCCATTTAAGAGATTCTTATGGTATTCCAGATGTCAAGACTATGACTGGTAAACCTATTGGTAAAATTTTAGAAGAGAAAAAACTTCAACCTGAAATTCCTGAAACTTTGAAGTTTTTGATTAAGAAAGCAATTCTTCTTAGAAAGCATTTAGATGATAATCACAAAGATTTTTCTGGTAAAAGAGGACTTCAATTAACCGAATCCAAGATTAGAAGGCTTGGCAAATATTACGTTGCTAATAAGAAATTGCCCGCGGGTTGGAAGTATGATCCAGAAAAAATGAAAATGTATGCTCAGTAA
- a CDS encoding DUF2116 family Zn-ribbon domain-containing protein, with the protein MELPVVRCGACGKSIPVNEAIFLGGQAFCSEKCKEESLTKEA; encoded by the coding sequence ATGGAACTACCAGTCGTAAGATGTGGAGCGTGCGGAAAATCTATACCTGTTAATGAAGCAATCTTCTTAGGAGGTCAAGCGTTTTGCAGTGAAAAGTGCAAAGAAGAGAGTCTAACAAAAGAAGCATAA
- a CDS encoding rhomboid family intramembrane serine protease, which translates to MTIVLVNVILALLQVFVSGFTEAFLLDSSLVWSEPWRLLTSMFLHGGFGHILFNMYALFIFGSLIEQRIGTKRFVFIYFLSGILAAVLSTFFYERALGASGAIMGILGVTIILMPDLRVLFFFMIPMSLRTAGIIFALVDIFGIFYSSGVANIAHLVGLACGLVYGFYLLKRKKSFQKRFYKGPKITVESPRDNSSKDIFMSNKDIDDYLRYGKL; encoded by the coding sequence ATGACTATTGTTTTAGTCAATGTTATTCTTGCATTATTGCAAGTTTTTGTAAGTGGGTTTACAGAAGCTTTCTTGCTTGATAGTAGTTTGGTTTGGTCTGAACCTTGGCGTTTATTGACTAGTATGTTTTTACACGGAGGTTTTGGCCATATTCTTTTTAATATGTATGCATTATTTATTTTTGGTTCTTTAATTGAACAGAGAATTGGAACTAAGAGGTTTGTTTTTATTTATTTCTTGTCAGGGATTTTAGCTGCAGTTCTTAGTACTTTTTTTTATGAAAGAGCTTTAGGCGCAAGCGGTGCAATCATGGGCATTTTAGGCGTCACCATAATTTTGATGCCTGATTTGAGAGTTTTGTTCTTTTTTATGATCCCTATGAGTTTGAGAACTGCAGGCATCATTTTTGCTTTGGTTGATATTTTTGGTATTTTTTATTCTAGCGGTGTTGCAAATATTGCTCATTTAGTTGGTTTAGCTTGCGGATTAGTTTATGGCTTTTATTTGCTGAAGAGGAAGAAATCTTTTCAGAAACGTTTTTATAAAGGTCCTAAAATTACTGTAGAAAGTCCTCGTGATAATTCTAGTAAAGACATTTTTATGTCAAATAAAGATATTGACGATTATTTAAGGTATGGCAAATTATAA